GACGATCTCAACAAACAACTTTTTACAGGAGACTTTTATATGTTCAGAAAAGCACAGAAATCTCTGAGCAAGGCAAGGATCTGCCTGGCAGGCCCGGCTGGTTCAGGCAAGACGTATTCAGCTTTACTCATCGCAGCAGGGCTGGGTGGTAAAGTAGCCATGATTGATACGGAACATGGAAGTGGCGACCTATACTCGGATAAGTTTGATTATGATATCCATCAAGTCCACCCGCCCTTTGAGTGCAATAAGTATATTACGGCAATAAAGGAAGCAGAAAATTGCGGGTATAATGTAATCATCATTGATTCTCTTAGTCATGGCTGGTCTGGCCAGGGAGGATTGTTGGATATGAAAGATAAAATAGTTCAGGCAGGGAAAGGCAACGACTGGTCTGCATGGCGGTATGTAACTCCGCTTCATAACCAGCTTGTAGAGACGATCCTCCAATCGCCATGTCATATCATTGCAACGGCACGGTCAAAGATGAAGTATGCGCCAGAAGAGGAAAATGGGAAGATCAAAAGGGTTCGGAAGATTGGGCTTGACCCTGTGCTACGCGAGGGCATGGAATACGAATT
The sequence above is drawn from the Candidatus Brocadiaceae bacterium genome and encodes:
- a CDS encoding ATP-binding protein — protein: MFRKAQKSLSKARICLAGPAGSGKTYSALLIAAGLGGKVAMIDTEHGSGDLYSDKFDYDIHQVHPPFECNKYITAIKEAENCGYNVIIIDSLSHGWSGQGGLLDMKDKIVQAGKGNDWSAWRYVTPLHNQLVETILQSPCHIIATARSKMKYAPEEENGKIKRVRKIGLDPVLREGMEYEFTTVFDISSEHIASSCKDRTSLFDGQFFTPSRETGRKIRAWLESGKPKIESNGKVAFNKTRKSGTEDNTSFLKAITELRQEMSPEIFNSVCQEYQPLEELTNKDKQVELYNKLKDVADFAVTTR